From Montipora foliosa isolate CH-2021 chromosome 6, ASM3666993v2, whole genome shotgun sequence, a single genomic window includes:
- the LOC138005632 gene encoding uncharacterized protein: MTGAWFLDYYLCAVDGVLTSQDCEEVVCGKEDSSKGDVRDNINKNWKNSTTCKDGAVMSQDCEEVVCAKEDSCKGDRSGNINENWKNSTTRKDGVVTSQDCEQVVCGKEDSSQGDLRCNINKNWKNSTTCKGLAIPLVSLCGQRTEKVPVPSNTEFVPETCSSEENDTELDTPGYAWKRCHDSTASEESEEFSVTRKKKPCSKALFSESESDSDGERHADVEICGIGKVACDSSSKGKFQRGQLATKTSRNSKGYAWKRCHDSTASEESEEFSVTRKKKPCSKAVFSESGSDSDGERHADVEICGIGKVACDSSGKGKFQRGKVATKTRRNSKGYAWKRCHDSTASEESEEFSVTRKKKPCSKAVFSESESDSDGERHADVEICGIGKVACDSSMVITCVKKREDNARVYDKRQACFYCEKLYAKISRHYEHNYKDESEVVNAFAHPRGSKERKKAIEKLRLQGNFHHNLRVLESKSGQLIVIRRPGEGEECSLDDFLPCPHCLGFMKKKDLWRHVKGCNFRSGDDDTADDKKYQKLHSKSKLLILPSICPKKSQLFQDVVASMKSDHITLVARNDAVISALGTMMVEKVGSKRCHDISQNMRNLARLLISLREVVNNENAQLSQFLRPDKFDVLAQC; this comes from the exons atGACAGGGGCATGGTTCCTTGACTATTATTTGTGTGCTGTAGATGGGGTGCTCACGTCTCAAGATTGTGAAGAAGTTGTGTGTGGAAAGGAAGACAGTTCCAAAG GAGATGTTAGAGACAATATAAACAAGAATTGGAAGAATTCTACAACATGTAAAG ATGGGGCAGTGATGTCTCAAGATTGTGAAGAAGTTGTGTGTGCAAAGGAAGACAGTTGCAAAG GTGATCGTAGTGGCAATATAAACGAGAATTGGAAGAATTCTACAACACGTAAAG ATGGGGTGGTCACATCTCAAGATTGTGAACAAGTTGTGTGTGGAAAGGAAGACAGTTCCCAAG GTGATCTTAGATGCAATATAAACAAGAATTGGAAAAATTCTACAACATGTAAAG gGCTTGCAATACCCCTTGTATCACTATGTGGTCAAAGAACTGAG aaagTCCCAGTACCAAGTAACACTGAATTTGTACCAGAGACATGTAGCTCAGAAGAAAATGATACAGAGCTGGATACACCAG GTTATGCTTGGAAACGATGCCATGACAGTACTGCCAGTGAAGAGTCTGAGGAATTCAGTGTAACTAGAAAGAAGAAGCCTTGCAGTAAGGCTTTGTTTTCTGAATCTGAGAGTGACAGCGATGGGGAGAGACATGCTGATGTTGAAATTTGTGGAATTGGAAAGGTAGCTTGTGACTCCAGTAGTAAGGGCAAATTTCAAAGAGGACAGTTGGCCACCAAAACAAGCAGAAATAGTAAAG GTTATGCTTGGAAACGATGCCATGACAGTACTGCCAGTGAAGAGTCTGAGGAATTCAGTGTAACTAGAAAGAAGAAGCCTTGCAGTAAGGCTGTGTTTTCTGAATCTGGGAGTGACAGCGATGGGGAGAGACATGCTGATGTTGAAATTTGTGGAATTGGAAAGGTAGCTTGTGACTCCAGTGGTAAGGGCAAATTTCAAAGAGGAAAGGTGGCCACTAAAACAAGGAGAAATAGTAAAG GTTATGCTTGGAAACGATGCCATGACAGTACTGCCAGTGAAGAGTCTGAGGAATTCAGTGTAACTAGAAAGAAGAAGCCTTGCAGTAAGGCTGTGTTTTCTGAATCTGAGAGTGACAGCGATGGGGAGAGACATGCTGATGTTGAAATTTGTGGAATTGGAAAGGTAGCCTGTGACTCCAGTA TGGTAATAACTTGTGTTAAGAAGCGGGAGGACAATGCTCGAGTTTATGACAAACGGCAGGCCTGCTTTTACTGTGAGAAGCTATATGCAAAAATTTCTCGCCATTATGAACATAATTACAAAGATGAATCAGAGGTAGTTAACGCATTTGCTCATCCACGTGGTTCCAAAGAACGTAAGAAAGCCATAGAAAAGTTACGTCTGCAAGGGAATTTCCATCATAACTTGCGCGTGTTGGAATCAAAAAGTGGACAGCTCATTGTCATCAGAAGACCAGGAGAGGGAGAGGAATGTTCTCTCGATGATTTTCTTCCTTGCCCTCACTGTCTTGGCTTTATGAAGAAGAAAGATCTTTGGAGGCATGTAAAAGGCTGCAACTTCAGAAGTGGTGATGATGATACAGCTGATGACAAAAAGTACCAGAAACTTCACAGTAAGAGCAAATTGCTCATTTTGCCATCAATATGCCCTAAGAAGAGCCAACTGTTCCAAGATGTTGTGGCCTCCATGAAATCAGATCATATAACTCTAGTGGCTAGGAATGATGCTGTTATTTCTGCTCTTGGTACAATGATGGTAGAAAAGGTTGGCTCAAAAAGATGTCATGACATTTCGCAAAATATGCGAAACCTTGCACGCCTCCTTATTTCATTGAGGGAGGTAGTAAACAATGAAAATGCCCAGTTGTCACAGTTTCTTCGTCCAGACAAGTTTGATGTTCTTGCTCAGTGTTAA
- the LOC138005633 gene encoding uncharacterized protein: protein MRKVVTSDELKLEKPEAVTSTRLRKYVATVSQILDLQENELDWLARHLSHDISVHREYYRLHESTIELAKVGKILTTVDEGKTRLWAGKSLDDIDLDKDIDPISDRDSESDEDSNAGMEPHSSRRKQKGRQRSGKSRIAHETSVPRDNDDHQVSRDSGSEECIVTDAAKHTPHQQVSRQQQSVSSRKLQGTPAPKQNAMTEKTKKATRKENVAKSIGKIITRGKKPTKRPLQKNSIYNDALLHRNYNKPRFSKENLTVPKYNTLHNSSSVKSIN, encoded by the exons ATGAGAAAGGTTGTCACAAGTGATGAGTTGAAGCTGGAAAAACCTGAAGCTGTAACAAGTACCAGGCTTCGAAAATATGTAGCTACTGTATCACAAATCTTGGACCTTCAGGAGAACGAACTTGATTGGCTTGCTCGCCATTTAAGCCATGACATCTCTGTCCACAGAGAGTATTACCGATTACATGAGTCAACCATTGAGCTTGCAAAGGTTGGAAAGATCCTTACGACGGTTGATGAGGGAAAAACCAGGCTCTGGGCTGGGAAATCACTAGATGATATTGACTTGGACAAAGACATTGATCCAATTTCAG ACAGGGATTCTGAATCAGATGAAGACAGTAATGCTGGTATGGAGCCACACAGttcaagaagaaaacaaaaaggaagG cAGAGATCGGGCAAGTCAAGGATTGCACATGAAACGTCTGTGCCAAGAGACAATG ACGATCACCAGGTTTCCAGGGATTCTGGATCAGAAGAATGCATTGTTACTGATGCTGCGAAACATACTCCACATCAGCAGGTCAGTAGACAG CAACAATCAGTCAGCTCTAGGAAATTACAAGGAACACCAGCGCCAAAACAGAATG CTATGactgaaaagacaaaaaaagctACAAGAAAAGAGAATGTTG cAAAAAGCATTGGAAAGATTATAACAAGAGGAAAGAAACCAACGAAGCGGCCGCTGCAAAAAAACAGCATATACAATGATGCCTTATTACATCGAAATTACAACAAACCTCGCTTTAgtaaagaaaatctcaccgttcCGAAATACAATACCTTACATAACAGTTCCTCAGTAAAAAGCATTAACTAA
- the LOC138007508 gene encoding N-lysine methyltransferase KMT5A-B-like isoform X2, producing MADVQKMWLLLTLTAIVTNLALRKGKGVFATREFKSGHFLLQYKGELVSAEEGERREKQYSLDFGNFLYFFQWNEATYCIDATFSHGLGRLVNDLPAKKANCKMKKVIVSGKVCLCLFATKDIAPNEELRYDYGLKDLPWRVKSGDGSDNMNKNWKNSTTRKDGAVISQDCEEVVCAKEDSCKDDLSDNIDENRKNCTTG from the exons ATGGCGGACGTCCAGAAGATGTGGCTCTTGCTTACATTAACAGCAATAGTGACCAACCTGGCCTTGAGGAAAG GGAAAGGTGTATTTGCAACCAGGGAGTTTAAGAGTGGTCACTTCTTGTTACAATATAAAGGAGAACTTGTATCAGCTGAAGAAGGAGAAAGACGAGAAAAACAGTACTCCTTAGATTTTGGAAACTTCCTCTATTTTTTTCAGTGGAATGAAGCCACCTACTG CATTGATGCCACATTCTCACATGGCCTTGGGCGCCTGGTTAATGATCTGCCTGCAAAGAAAGCCAACTGTAAGATGAAGAAGGTGATCGTTTCTGGGAAGGTGTGCCTTTGCCTTTTTGCAACAAAGGACATAGCTCCAAATGAAGAGCTACGATATGATTATGGTTTAAAGGATCTTCCATGGCGAGTTAAATCTG GTGATGGTAGTGACAACATGAACAAGAATTGGAAGAATTCTACAACACGTAAAG ATGGGGCAGTGATATCTCAAGATTGTGAAGAAGTTGTGTGTGCAAAGGAAGACAGTTGCAAAG ATGATCTTAGTGACAATATAGACGAGAATAGGAAGAATTGTACAACAGGGTAA
- the LOC138004899 gene encoding uncharacterized protein C14orf93-like → MRKYCTGTKSSLDLFPVISLMRLLFGFHLKEEVHKLHNSRELPNQYRGRETVSSVHNRRVTQFIVRELGRRSGFSQAAVEKSSKKYHEHIRRTALGKITDDTKKEKRDNLRKERKYERRRNFVKDEKESRAFASLTKHHMSTDDDDSASESEAGWVSRPPKYRSETLIAFLSKLDKRSKRAEQTTNKRWKRTTTRSGHPVEKEPPVNTPKWALSDEWKDELDERRRREGEMVQAVEEAERNEDEECDDEDLKSDQSVDESDLDFDDV, encoded by the exons ATGAGAAAATATTGTACAGGGACTAAGTCCAGTCTAGATTTGTTTCCTGTCATATCACTGATGCGGCTTCTGTTTGGTTTCCACTTAAAGGAAGAGGTTCACAAGCTGCATAATAGCAGAGAACTCCCTAATCAGTACCGAGGAAGGGAAAC AGTCAGCAGTGTTCATAACCGAAGAGTGACACAATTTATTGTCCGTGAACTTGGTCGAAGGAGTGGCTTTAGCCAAGCAGCTGTCGAAA AATCTTCCAAAAAGTATCATGAACACATTCGCCGAACTGCTCTGGGTAAGATAACggatgacacaaagaaagagaagagagataATCTTCGAAAGGAACGG aaatatgaGAGAAGAAGAAACTTCGTGAAGGACGAGAAAGAGTCCCGAGCTTTCGCAAGCTTGACTAAGCATCACATGTCAACAGACGACGATGACTCCGCCAGCGAATCTGAAGCAGGATGGGTTTCTAGACCCCCAAAATATCGTAGTGAAACACTCATTGCGTTCCTAAGCAA ACTTGACAAACGCAGCAAAAGGGCCGAACAGACAACGAATAAAAGATGGAAAAGGACGACGACCAGATCGGGCCATCCAGTTGAAAAGGAGCCCCCAGTGAACACTCCAAAATGGGCATTGTCAGATGAGTGGAAGGACGAGTTAGACGAGAGACGCAGACGAGAAGGGGAAATGGTTCAAGCCGTAGAAGAAGCTGAAAG AAATGAAGACGAAGAATGTGATGACGAGGATCTTAAAAGTGATCAGAGTGTGGATGAATCCGATTTAGATTTTGATGATGTGTAA
- the LOC138007508 gene encoding N-lysine methyltransferase KMT5A-A-like isoform X1, which translates to MKKQTRSYRRGNGGRPEDVALAYINSNSDQPGLEERYISEYIGKGVFATREFKSGHFLLQYKGELVSAEEGERREKQYSLDFGNFLYFFQWNEATYCIDATFSHGLGRLVNDLPAKKANCKMKKVIVSGKVCLCLFATKDIAPNEELRYDYGLKDLPWRVKSGDGSDNMNKNWKNSTTRKDGAVISQDCEEVVCAKEDSCKDDLSDNIDENRKNCTTG; encoded by the exons AtgaaaaagcaaacaagatCCTATAGG AGAGGAAATGGCGGACGTCCAGAAGATGTGGCTCTTGCTTACATTAACAGCAATAGTGACCAACCTGGCCTTGAGGAAAGGTACATCAGCGAGTACATTG GGAAAGGTGTATTTGCAACCAGGGAGTTTAAGAGTGGTCACTTCTTGTTACAATATAAAGGAGAACTTGTATCAGCTGAAGAAGGAGAAAGACGAGAAAAACAGTACTCCTTAGATTTTGGAAACTTCCTCTATTTTTTTCAGTGGAATGAAGCCACCTACTG CATTGATGCCACATTCTCACATGGCCTTGGGCGCCTGGTTAATGATCTGCCTGCAAAGAAAGCCAACTGTAAGATGAAGAAGGTGATCGTTTCTGGGAAGGTGTGCCTTTGCCTTTTTGCAACAAAGGACATAGCTCCAAATGAAGAGCTACGATATGATTATGGTTTAAAGGATCTTCCATGGCGAGTTAAATCTG GTGATGGTAGTGACAACATGAACAAGAATTGGAAGAATTCTACAACACGTAAAG ATGGGGCAGTGATATCTCAAGATTGTGAAGAAGTTGTGTGTGCAAAGGAAGACAGTTGCAAAG ATGATCTTAGTGACAATATAGACGAGAATAGGAAGAATTGTACAACAGGGTAA